From the Limanda limanda chromosome 2, fLimLim1.1, whole genome shotgun sequence genome, one window contains:
- the LOC133016958 gene encoding probable ATP-dependent RNA helicase DDX17 produces MRGGSSYGDRGRDRGRDRPRFGGGGGRGGPMKFGNPGERLHKKKWNMDELPKFEKNFYSEHPDIQRISQFDMEEYRRKKEITIRGTGCPKAVTAFHQAQFPQYVMDVLIHQNFKEPTAIQSQGFPLALSGRDMVGIAQTGSGKTLAYLLPAIVHINHQAYLERGDGPICLVLAPTRELAQQVQQVAFDYGKTSRIKSTCVYGGAPKGPQIRDLERGVEICIATPGRLIDFLEGGKTNLRRCTYLVLDEADRMLDMGFEPQIRKIVDQIRPDRQTLMWSATWPKDVRQLAEDFLRDSVQINVGALELSANHNILQIVDVCMENEKDHKLFQLMEEIMAEKENKTIIFVETKKRCDDLTRRMRRDGWPAMCIHGDKSQPERDWVLAEFRSGKAPILIATDVASRGLDVEDIKFVINYDYPNSSEDYVHRIGRTARSTNKGTAYTFFTPGNMRQARDLVRVLAEARQAINPKLHQLVDTRGGGGGGGRMRYRGGNSNNPNLMFHGESEHRMRPGGGGSKDGRSGFSRDNRNSRDGGGSNSSSSSFSRDRGDRRNSFNTGSDQYQSYSGSSGYNSRPNTQSAGSGSQDQSGQPQGQFGQPPPPAVPTGGPAPLMAQPFAVKQPPQLGFMGQPPYPFASPPPGPPPPRK; encoded by the exons GCCACGGTTTGGGGGCGGGGGTGGTCGAGGAGGACCCATGAAGTTTGGGAATCCAGGAGAGCGTCTCCACAAGAAGAAGTGGAACATGGACGAGCTGCCAAAGTTTGAGAAGAATTTCTATTCTGAACACCCTGATATCCAACGCATTAGTCAG TTTGACATGGAAGAGTATCGCAGGAAGAAGGAGATCACCATCAGAGGCACTGGCTGTCCAAAAGCTGTCACCGCTTTCCACCAGGCGCAGTTTCCTC AGTATGTGATGGATGTGCTGATACATCAGAACTTTAAGGAGCCCACAGCGATCCAGTCCCAGGGCTTCCCTTTGGCCCTGAGCGGCAGGGACATGGTGGGAATCGCTCAGACTGGCTCTGGAAAGACACTGGCT TATCTCCTCCCTGCTATTGTGCACATCAACCATCAGGCCTATCTGGAGAGGGGAGATGGACCGATT tGTCTGGTGCTGGCCCCGACCCGAGAGCTGGCTCAGCAGGTTCAGCAGGTGGCGTTCGACTATGGAAAGACCTCTCGTATCAAAAGCACCTGCGTCTATGGCGGAGCACCCAAAGGACCACAGATAAGAGACCTCGAGAGGG GTGTTGAGATCTGCATCGCCACACCTGGCCGTCTCATCGACTTCCTGGAGGGGGGGAAGACTAACCTGCGTCGCTGCACCTACCTCGTGCTGGATGAGGCGGACCGCATGTTGGACATGGGCTTTGAGCCACAAATTCGCAAGATTGTTGATCAAATCAGG CCCGACAGACAGACGCTGATGTGGAGTGCTACATGGCCGAAGGATGTTCGGCAGCTTGCTGAGGACTTCCTGAGGGACTCTGTGCAGATTAATGTCGGCGCTCTGGAACTCAGCGCCAACCACAACATCCTGCAGATAGTTGATGTCTGCATGGAGAATGAAAAGGACCACAA actTTTTCAGCTCATGGAGGAAATTATGgctgaaaaggaaaacaaaaccatCATCTTTGTGGAGACCAAGAAGCGTTGTGATGATCTCACCAGGAGAATGAGGCGGGACGG ATGGCCAGCCATGTGTATTCATGGAGACAAGAGCCAGCCAGAAAGAGATTGGGTTCTCGCAG AATTTCGTAGTGGAAAAGCTCCCATACTGATTGCTACTGATGTTGCCTCTCGTGGTCTGG ACGTGGAAGACATCAAGTTCGTCATCAACTACGATTACCCAAATTCCTCTGAGGATTACGTCCACCGCATCGGACGTACGGCCCGCAGCACCAACAAGGGCACCGCCTACACCTTCTTCACCCCGGGGAACATGCGGCAGGCCCGAGACCTGGTGCGGGTGTTGGCGGAGGCTCGACAGGCCATCAACCCAAAACTGCATCAACTTGTGGACACccgtggtggaggtggaggcg GTGGCAGAATGCGTTACCGTGGAGGCAACTCCAACAACCCCAACCTTATGTTCCACGGAGAGTCTGAGCACCGCATGCGTCCGGGCGGCGGTGGAAGCAAGGATGGACGCAGCGGCTTCAGTCGTGACAACCGCAACAGCCGTGATGGAGGCGGCTccaattcctcctcctcttccttttccagGGACAGAGGAGATCGCAGGAACAGCTTCAACACGGGATCAGATCAGTACCAGAGTTACAGTGGCAGCAGTGGCTACAACTCCCGTCCCAACACCCAATCAGCCGGCAGTGGAAGTCAGGATCAGTCAGGTCAGCCACAAGGTCAGTTTGGCCAGcctcccccccctgctgtgccaACAGGGGGGCCGGCGCCCCTCATGGCGCAGCCGTTTGCTGTGAAACAGCCCCCGCAATTGGGCTTCATGGGGCAGCCGCCGTACCCTtttgcctctcctcctccaggccctCCACCTCCCAGGAAGTAG